One window of Phalacrocorax carbo chromosome 1, bPhaCar2.1, whole genome shotgun sequence genomic DNA carries:
- the VGLL3 gene encoding transcription cofactor vestigial-like protein 3 yields MSCSDVAMQQPAPAACGAPRYLVAPAAGCPQKKLAVYNKMQESLEVTLPSKQEEDEKDQPAEMEYLNSRCVLFTYFQGDIGSVVDEHFSRALSQASSFNPETALTKSKAGLSPLWRENSAISSQRSSFPTSFWTSSYQPPPPPCLSGVHPDFPVTAPGTFPTPEPGSWPGHGLHQTAPPPPPAASESWHYPLASQVSPSYAHMHDVYMHHHHPHPHMHHHHPSSHRDPRYGSLLMPAVRTARIPAPQCDVTKTDPAAVTSATSAWAGAFHGTVDIVPSFGFDTGLQHQDKSKETSWF; encoded by the exons ATGAGCTGCTCGGACGTGGCCATGCAACAGCCCGCCCCGGCGGCGTGCGGGGCGCCCCGCTATCTGGTCGCGCCCGCGGCGGGCTGCCCGCAG AAGAAGTTAGCTGTATACAACAAGATGCAGGAGTCTCTGGAAGTGACCCTTCCCAGCAAGCAAGAGGAAGACGAGAAAGACCAGCCTGCTGAGATGGAGTACCTTAACTCTCGCTGCGTCCTTTTCACTTACTTCCAGGGAGACATTGGTTCAGTAGTGGATGAACACTTCTCAAGAGCTTTGAGCCAAGCCAGTAGCTTCAATCCAGAAACTGCCCTTACCAAGAGCAAGGCAGGACTAAGTCCTCTGTGGAGAG AAAACTCAGCAATTTCAAGCCAAAGGAGCAGTTTCCCAACTTCATTTTGGACCAGCTCTTATCAGCCTCCCCCTCCACCATGCTTAAGTGGAGTACACCCTGATTTCCCCGTTACTGCACCAGGCACCTTCCCAACACCAGAGCCCGGCAGCTGGCCAGGACACGGCCTTCATCAGACtgccccacctcctccccctgctgCATCTGAATCCTGGCATTACCCTTTAGCATCTCAGGTGAGCCCTTCGTATGCACACATGCATGACGTGTACATGCATCATCATCACCCTCATCCACACATGCACCATCATCATCCCAGCTCGCACCGTGACCCCCGGTACGGGTCCCTGCTGATGCCTGCAGTCCGCACAGCCAGGATTCCTGCTCCCCAGTGTGACGTGACAAAGACAGATCCCGCTGCTGTCACCAGCGCTACCTCAGCATGGGCTGGAGCCTTTCACGGAACGGTGGACATTGTGCCAAGTTTTGGGTTTGACACAG GTCTACAGCATCAGGacaaaagcaaggaaacttCTTGGTTCTGA